In Terriglobus aquaticus, the genomic window TCTGCTCAATCGCGTATGTAAACCGCGCAGAAGGATCCGGACCAAGGCATAGGGTTTCCTGGAGTCGCGCGCCCGTGTGCAGAGCTGCTACCTCCGAGCGCAGAACGCGCAAACGCAACGAATTCTTCGCCAGCCTCAATTTCATCTCAGGTCCTTCCGTACAGGGTGTGTCTCGACACGATCCGCTCCGTGGTAAATGTTAAAACTCTGTTCGCGGAGAAAGCCCACTAGAGTCACATCGAACTCGCGCGCAATCTCTACCGCCATGCTGGAAGGAGCCCCGACGGAAACCACCGCGGAAACGCCAGCCATAACACTCTTCTGCAACAGTTCGAAGCTCGCGCGCCCAGAAAGCAGCAGAATGCAATCACGGAGCGGAGTACGATCAGCGAGGAACTCTCTTCCGATGAGTTTGTCACAGGCATTGTGGCGTCCCACGTCTTCCCGCAACGCCAGCAACTGACCCTTCGCATCAAACAGCCCGCACGCATGAATCCCGCCAGTAGCTTCGAAAGCTTGTTGTCGAGCACGCAACAATGCGGGAAGCTGTTGAAGCGTTTCGGCCGATAGTGTGAGGCGATTAGGCGCGCGGGGAGGACATACGCTTCGGATTGCTAGAAGCGAAGCTTTGCCACAAATCCCGCAGCTTGAGGTGGTATAGAAGTTGCGCTCCAGCGATCCCAGATTGAACTGAACGGAAGGCTCGAGCGTGACCCGCAGAGTGTTCCGCGATGCGCGTGGTTCGTGCCCCTTTGAACCCTGCACGATCTGTATGCTCTCGATCTGTGCTGCGTCGGTGAGGATCCCTTC contains:
- the fdhD gene encoding formate dehydrogenase accessory sulfurtransferase FdhD, with product MVSVESVSGDQATQKADITRMQNGHLIACDDVIAVEEPLELQLRYGPRDDRVTRSISVTMRTPGNDQELVAGFLLTEGILTDAAQIESIQIVQGSKGHEPRASRNTLRVTLEPSVQFNLGSLERNFYTTSSCGICGKASLLAIRSVCPPRAPNRLTLSAETLQQLPALLRARQQAFEATGGIHACGLFDAKGQLLALREDVGRHNACDKLIGREFLADRTPLRDCILLLSGRASFELLQKSVMAGVSAVVSVGAPSSMAVEIAREFDVTLVGFLREQSFNIYHGADRVETHPVRKDLR